The DNA sequence GGTCGTGTCGGTGGACACCTACCGGCCCGAGACGGCGGCCCCGGTGCTGGAAGCGGGGGCCCACATCATCAACGACGTCACCGGGATGCGCGGCCTCGGCGGCTCCGGCGGAACGGGGCGGGCCGTGGCCCTCTTCGACGCCGGGGTCATCGTCATGCACATGCGGGGCACACCCCGCGAAATGCAGAAGAACCCGCAATACGACGACCTGGGCGCCGAAATTCACGCCTTCTTCGCCGAGCGCCTCGAGGCCGCCCTGGCCGAAGGGGTGCGATTAGAGAGCATCGCCCTGGACCCCGGCATCGGCTTCGGCAAGCGACTCGAGGACAACCTGGCGCTCTTGAACCACCTGGAGTGGTTCGCCGGCTTCGGGCGACCCCTGGTGGTGGGGGCGAGCCGGAAGTCCTTCATCGGGGCGCTCACGGGGGCCGATGTGGGGGACCGGTTGCCCGGCACGATAGCGGCGCACACGGCGGCCGTCCTGCGCGGGGCCCACATCCTCCGGGTT is a window from the bacterium genome containing:
- the folP gene encoding dihydropteroate synthase, whose translation is VVSVDTYRPETAAPVLEAGAHIINDVTGMRGLGGSGGTGRAVALFDAGVIVMHMRGTPREMQKNPQYDDLGAEIHAFFAERLEAALAEGVRLESIALDPGIGFGKRLEDNLALLNHLEWFAGFGRPLVVGASRKSFIGALTGADVGDRLPGTIAAHTAAVLRGAHILRVHDVAEARQAALVAAAIRGAGQ